The Methanooceanicella nereidis genome window below encodes:
- the uppS gene encoding polyprenyl diphosphate synthase: MKLKSVLRNLLLSRWYERIPILYAWYEHSIMKEVLKNPIPQHIAIIQDGNRRFAKMIGESTEKGHKYGADATERVLNWCEELGVKQLTLYSFSTENFNRPEGEKKAIFDLMKAKFKETRENPRTHKSRLRVRYMGDIEMLPEDVKKEVLLTDEVTSEYDNMFLNVAIAYGGRQELVDGAKKMARDIQSDVIEPADVNEDMVDDYLYLDKTPKSKVDLIIRTGGDERTSNFLPWQSSGNECGIYICAPFWPEFRKIDFLRAIRTYQIREKEHKIKQAVKVVKLKRHNGGFSKDELKNDLSEALKITLKEAEAIMKNPLVMKEIVKASS, translated from the coding sequence TATGCATGGTATGAGCATTCCATCATGAAAGAGGTCCTTAAAAACCCGATACCTCAGCATATAGCTATAATCCAGGACGGAAACCGTCGGTTCGCAAAGATGATCGGTGAATCCACCGAGAAAGGCCATAAATATGGCGCCGATGCGACAGAAAGGGTACTGAACTGGTGTGAAGAGCTCGGAGTTAAGCAGCTTACTCTTTATTCTTTCTCTACGGAGAACTTCAACAGGCCGGAAGGTGAGAAGAAGGCGATATTCGATCTCATGAAGGCCAAGTTCAAGGAAACGCGCGAGAACCCGAGGACCCATAAGTCAAGGCTCAGGGTAAGATATATGGGTGACATAGAAATGTTGCCCGAGGACGTCAAGAAAGAGGTCCTACTGACCGATGAGGTAACATCGGAGTATGATAACATGTTCCTTAACGTCGCTATAGCCTATGGCGGAAGGCAGGAGCTCGTAGACGGCGCTAAAAAGATGGCGAGGGATATACAGTCGGACGTGATCGAGCCTGCGGACGTTAACGAGGATATGGTGGACGACTACCTGTACCTTGATAAGACTCCAAAGTCAAAGGTCGATCTCATCATCAGGACAGGCGGAGACGAGCGCACGTCGAATTTCCTCCCCTGGCAGTCAAGCGGTAATGAATGCGGGATATATATTTGCGCCCCGTTCTGGCCGGAATTCAGGAAGATCGATTTCCTGAGGGCTATCCGCACCTACCAGATCCGTGAAAAGGAGCATAAGATCAAACAGGCAGTAAAGGTCGTTAAACTTAAGCGCCATAACGGCGGCTTCTCGAAAGACGAGCTTAAAAATGACCTGTCCGAAGCCTTAAAAATAACATTGAAGGAAGCAGAGGCCATAATGAAAAACCCTCTGGTAATGAAAGAGATCGTAAAAGCGAGCTCTTGA